The following proteins are co-located in the Mycosarcoma maydis chromosome 11, whole genome shotgun sequence genome:
- a CDS encoding uncharacterized protein (related to TSR2 - protein with a potential role in pre-rRNA processing) — MSAQASASTSSTAVVAGEQPTPQQLLFAKSIMLTFELWPAMRLAVSEEWGGPDSADKRDFLLSHLCDEYGNPGPAFEPDLDDLADVLEHYMVDEYEARLEDGSPDWVAGRIVGLHRVIFAPGDDFARAQAAVAELEKAYEELKGKKATFEQGANQDGEVDSHSEDEDMRDARTMARQHGGITEADRQGARVGLEQDRARVESEPQQPIIDEDGFETVVSRRRRK; from the coding sequence ATGTCTGCTCAGGCCTCCGCGTCCACAAGCTCCACCGCTGTGGTAGCTGGAGAGCAACCAACGCCACAACAACTTCTGTTCGCCAAATCAATCATGCTCACCTTTGAGCTCTGGCCAGCCATGCGTCTCGCCGTCTCGGAGGAATGGGGAGGCCCTGACTCTGCCGACAAGCGCGATTTCCTCCTCTCTCATCTGTGCGATGAATACGGAAACCCAGGTCCTGCTTTTGAACCAGATCTGGACGATCTCGCTGATGTCCTTGAGCACTACATGGTTGACGAATACGAAGCGCGTCTCGAGGATGGATCTCCCGACTGGGTCGCTGGCCGCATCGTCGGATTGCATCGCGTCATCTTTGCTCCCGGCGACGACTTTGCACGTGCACAGGCTGCTGTCGCCGAACTCGAAAAGGCGTACGAAGAGCTCAAGGGTAAAAAGGCGACGTTCGAACAAGGTGCCAACCAAGATGGCGAGGTGGATTCGCacagcgaggatgaggacatgcgtgatgcgaGGACCATGGCTCGACAGCACGGCGGTATCACCGAAGCGGATAGGCAAGGTGCCCGTGTCGGACTCGAGCAAGATCGGGCCAGGGTCGAATCAGAACCGCAACAGCCCATCATTGACGAGGATGGGTTTGAGACGGTCGTTTCGCGAAGACGCCGTAAGTAG
- a CDS encoding uncharacterized protein (related to RIM20 - protein involved in proteolytic activation of Rim101p), translating to MPRNVLSIPLKRTPSVSSALSTAIRNYISNNYSDTHPDAFSNDLREFVRLRDQICSVEVHVSSVEPLLRYHAQLVFFSTKFPANINLSFPWSLSFPPSLPSWTNTISGAMEATKSAEAGPASGIAYATSDTVAHPDLAFERANLLFSLAALYSALGCAEPRAENESIKRATAWFQNAAGVLQNIVDHLVEPTRLLLPPSPDFNPRLLSCIRDLMLAQAQECFWQKAVMDRLKDATIAKLAAKVADYYASALQAVTEAPTQDGSSHSDPADTAKLTLPSGWENHLAVKRWHFAAAAQYRKACDDLGANRYGDELGRLQLAEQHVKSALDSAKKGVNSAITSDLESLQAIIKSNLARATRDNDLIYLEAVTPAAQLSPIQPAAMVKPVVPPEVAQPTAYLRDASAATGSKPGFGRPLFAELVPYGVHLAISIYDDRKDSLVRDSIASKRDELDAIATSTLQSLNLPGSLQALEQPMGLPPALLRKHEEVVAEGGLERLQRIAHDVARIAATDRDTLAEALALIEHEQREDESVRASFGTHSSWARQTSSEVNGDLKAQAAEYHGTLVKAAASDEIVRRKLEDWEDLIDVLGGDVAGLEAFVPSTNPNVSAVSSGARGSDEQVQAVRALREELEHLDDLLDSRSACVTEAKTLAASDDIRALVLREAASLASNVSGVAEVSGADFEELFDHELRKYARFTSDLDQSGSLQEALLQRIEQRNAAFVQARKSDATIQRREKALQNLDSAYIKYRELSSNLVEGLEFYNGLAKILSGYRDAVKEWARARQVDLHWLVHQMGRMSVDQPLPPPEQEQNTQSQPQPQQQLQSSPARQTRSQTRLSQHQQPPQPPQQHQPTPPQWGALPPGAKIQFGD from the coding sequence ATGCCGCGAAACGTTCTATCTATCCCGCTAAAGCGCACTCCTTCCGTTTCAAGCGCGCTGAGCACAGCCATCCGCAACTACATCTCGAACAACTACAGCGATACCCATCCAGACGCCTTTTCCAACGACCTTCGCGAATTTGTGCGTCTTCGTGACCAGATCTGTTCGGTAGAAGTCCACGTCTCTAGCGTTGAACCGTTACTGCGCTATCACGCACAGCTGGTTTTCTTTTCTACCAAGTTCCCTGCCAACATCAACCTTTCATTCCCTTGGTCACTGTCCTTCCCCCCCTCTCTGCCGTCATGGACAAACACCATCTCGGGGGCTATGGAGGCGACCAAGTCCGCAGAAGCGGGTCCAGCCTCGGGCATTGCATATGCAACCAGTGATACAGTCGCACACCCGGATCTTGCATTCGAACGCGCCAACCTCCTCTTTAGCTTAGCCGCTCTCTACTCGGCGCTCGGCTGTGCAGAACCGAGAGCCGAGAACGAGAGCATCAAGCGTGCGACTGCATGGTTTCAAAACGCAGCGGGGGTACTGCAGAACATTGTtgaccatctcgtcgagcccACACGCCTTCTGCTTCCACCTTCGCCGGATTTCAATCCACGCCTGCTTAGCTGTATCCGAGACCTGATGCTTGCACAGGCGCAGGAATGCTTCTGGCAGAAAGCGGTGATGGACCGTCTCAAGGATGccaccatcgccaagcttgctgcTAAAGTTGCCGACTACTATGCATCTGCGCTTCAAGCTGTTACAGAAGCTCCCACTCAAGACGGCAGTAGTCACTCAGATCCAGCGGACACTGCCAAGCTAACGCTCCCCTCCGGGTGGGAGAATCATCTTGCTGTCAAGCGGTGGCactttgcagcagctgcgcagTATCGAAAGGCGTGCGACGATCTAGGTGCGAACCGCTATGGTGACGAGCTGGGTCGATTGCAACTGGCCGAGCAGCACGTCAAAAGTGCGCTTGATTCGGCCAAGAAAGGTGTGAATAGTGCTATCACGAGCGATCTCGAAAGCTTGCAAGCCATCATCAAAAGCAACCTTGCGCGTGCTACGCGCGACAATGATCTCATCTACCTCGAAGCAGTGACTCCTGCTGCGCAGCTCTCACCGATCCAGCCCGCAGCTATGGTCAAGCCTGTGGTACCTCCCGAGGTAGCCCAGCCCACCGCGTATCTTCGcgacgcttctgctgctaCTGGGTCCAAGCCGGGGTTTGGTCGACCGTTGTTTGCCGAACTTGTTCCATATGGAGTTCATCTCGCCATCAGCATCTACGACGACCGCAAAGATTCGTTGGTACGCGATAGCATTGCCAGCAAGCGCGACGAGCTAGATGCCATTGCAACGAGCACACTTCAGAGTCTCAACTTGCCAGGATCGCTACAAGCCTTGGAGCAGCCGATGGGGCTGCCACCTGCCTTGCTTCGAAAGCACGAAGAGGTGGTAGCCGAAGGTGGTCTGGAGCGACTGCAGCGGATCGCCCATGATGTAGCTCGGATCGCCGCTACGGACCGAGACACACTAGCCGAAGCGCTGGCATTgatcgagcacgagcaacGTGAAGACGAATCGGTGCGAGCGTCGTTTGGCACGCATTCTAGCTGGGCAAggcagacgagcagcgaggtGAATGGCGATCTCAAGGCTCAGGCTGCCGAGTATCACGGTACACTGGTGAAAGCGGCTGCATCGGATGAGATTGTACGGCGCAAATTGGAAGATTGGGAGGATTTGATTGATGTCTTGGGTGGCGATGTTGCTGGGTTGGAGGCATTCGTTCCATCGACGAATCCTAATGTGTCTGCTGTTAGTAGTGGGGCGCGTGGATCGGATGAACAGGTGCAAGCGGTACGTGCGCTGCGCGAGgagcttgagcatctcgacgatctgctcgactcgcGTTCTGCCTGCGTCACCGAAGCCAAAAcgctcgctgcttctgaCGACATTCGAGCACTCGTCCTACGCGAAGCTGCATCGCTCGCTTCCAACGTCTCTGGCGTCGCCGAAGTATCGGGTGCCGACTTTGAAGAGCTGTTTGACCACGAACTGCGCAAGTACGCGCGTTTCACCTCGGACCTCGACCAGTCTGGTTCGCTGCAAGAAGCGCTATTGCAACGCATCGAACAACGCAATGCCGCGTTTGTGCaggcgaggaagagcgacgCTACAATCCAACGTCGCGAGAAAGCACTACAGAATCTCGACTCGGCGTACATAAAGTATCGAGAGCTCTCGAGCAATTTGGTAGAAGGTTTGGAGTTTTACAATGGCCTCGCCAAGATCTTGAGTGGATACAGGGATGCGGTTAAGGAGTGGGCGAGAGCAAGGCAGGTCGACTTGCATTGGTTGGTGCATCAGATGGGGAGGATGAGTGTGGATcagccgctgccgccgcctgAACAGGAGCAGAATACGCAATCacaaccgcaaccgcagcagcagcttcagtCATCTCCAGCGAGACAGACTAGGAGCCAAACTCGTCTCTCGCAACATCAGCAGCCGCCACAGCCGCCACAGCAACATCAACCGACTCCACCTCAATGGGGCGCTCTTCCACCTGGAGCCAAGATTCAATTTGGCGACTGA
- a CDS encoding uncharacterized protein (related to Heat shock protein Hsp20), giving the protein MSLLRPSSFFASPLDDFDLFPSSSLRDLMTMNPFAMAAASRPNVNAGDYRIWSGPKVDLHEEDTRFVLTAELPGVKKEDLKINVDADRRRLTLEGSMKSEYSSQPSTSNGSQQSRDAPSATDGKHAAEAADDSSSTQVAKKDNNGEGQVGTVGHALVSERVYGSFSRSFTLPPTANLADDASLKARFNDGLLRLEIPKKKEEHSKTRQIAIETTA; this is encoded by the coding sequence ATGTCTCTCCTCCGACCTTCGAGCTTTTTCGCTTCGCCCTTGGACGACTTTGACCTGTTCCCATCGTCGTCTCTGCGCGACCTGATGACGATGAACCCTTTTGCCATGGCCGCTGCTAGTCGACCCAACGTCAACGCGGGCGACTACCGTATCTGGTCTGGCCCCAAGGTGGATCTTCACGAAGAGGATACCCGGTTTGTATTGACTGCCGAACTCCCCGGtgtcaagaaggaggacCTCAAAATTAATGTTGACGCCGACCGGCGCAGACTGACGCTCGAGGGTTCGATGAAGAGCGAGTACAGTTCGCAGCCCTCGACAAGCAATGGCAGTCAGCAATCTCGCGATGCCCCGTCGGCTACGGATGGCAAGCACGCAGCTGAAGCCGCCGATGACTCTTCATCGACTCAGGTAGCCAAGAAAGACAACAATGGAGAAGGACAGGTGGGCACGGTGGGACACGCTCTGGTCTCTGAGCGTGTCTACGGATCTTTCAGCCGCTCGTTCACGCTTCCTCCCACTGCCAACCTGGCCGACGATGCCAGCCTCAAGGCACGCTTCAACGATGGTCTGCTCCGACTCGAAATTccgaagaagaaggaggagcatTCCAAGACTCGCCAGATTGCTATCGAGACTACCGCATGA